CGCGGCTCCGGTGGCTCCGGTGGCGCCCGCGCTCACCAGGCAGGCGAGGGTCGCGAACCCGACAAGGGGTGCGAGTCGTGAGACAACCCTCCACGAAAATCGAGAATCCGTCGTCCGCGCGTTTGCCAAGATCTCCCCCGATTCTCCCGGCTGCCGACGGGCCGCCGAAGGGTTTGCCTGGGAGTTGGATCGAGATCGGCGCTAGAAACCCGACACCGCAAGCCCCCCGCAGCCGGGGACATGGATCCGCCTCCAACTAGCGCCGAGCCCCCCCCTCCGCAGCTGGAGAACCGCCGCACCCCGCAGCCGGGGACATGCTGAAGCCCGCCACACCCGCCGCGGCGACCCAACCCCAGCCCCCGGGCTGGAGCGTGTCCCCGGCGTACCACCGCGATCTGCCGCTACCTCCGCGCCTCTCGATTTCCCGGCCTGGACCCGCGAGATGTCAGCGCTCGATTCCGTCTTACCTCCTGGGTAAGCAGATCGGAGGCAGCACCGCGGCCTTCGAAGGCGACCTCCAGGGCGCCCGCGGCAGGGGCCCGCAAGGTTTTTGAATCTGTCCCGGCGAGGAGGAGCGGTGACCGAACAGGTCGAGCTGGCGGCGTTCGAGATGAAAGTGGATCCGGAGAAGCTGATTGGCTACCTCCTTTCGGATTCGCATCCTCTCGGGCAGCGGAAGGCCAGGTACTTCCGGGCGCTCGGCTTTCGAGCCGAGACTCCTCTGGAGCTCGAGGAGGCATTTGTCGTGCACGCAAGAGAGAATCCGCTCGCGAGTCGCGAAGAGACCCAATTCTGGTCAAACTACGTCGTCGACGGGCCGTTCCGCGATCGCCGATCACCGAGCGGCGAGCCGGTCGAACTCAGGTCGGTATGGTTCGTCGAAACCGGAACGTCCGTCGCGAGATTTGTAACGGCTTATCCGATTGGGAGGGGGAGGCTATGAGCGAAGCAGCCGAGATGCGGGAGCTCGAAATGGTCGTCCTGCGACGAGACCTCCCGGGAGCGAGGCTCGAAGCCGGGGACGTCGGAACCGTCGTACTGGCGCACGCCGGGGGCGCCGGCTTCGAAGTCGAGTTCGCCACGCTCGCCGGTGAGACGATCGCCGTCCTCACCGTGCCCGCCGAAGACCTCCGCGCCGTCGCCCCCGACGAGATCGCGCACGTCCGCCGAGTAGCGTAGACGCATCCGGAATCGTAGAAAGGTCCCACCCCCGCAGGAAAATGGGGACTGGCTCCCGCCCCGCCGTGCGCCGCCCCGCGCAGCCGGAGACATGCAGCCCCCGCCGCCGCCCGCAGCT
This genomic interval from Thermoanaerobaculia bacterium contains the following:
- a CDS encoding DUF4926 domain-containing protein; translation: MRELEMVVLRRDLPGARLEAGDVGTVVLAHAGGAGFEVEFATLAGETIAVLTVPAEDLRAVAPDEIAHVRRVA